The Streptomyces laurentii genome contains a region encoding:
- a CDS encoding alkylhydroperoxidase (Carboxymuconolactone decarboxylase family; cl00460;~alkylhydroperoxidase [Streptomyces pristinaespiralis ATCC25486];~identified by MetaGeneAnnotator; putative) has product MSDMTETAVQTTGRIYLDKQSPAAYRELLRTADAVRATAAEAGLDRVLVELVNLRVSQLNGCASCLDVHTRAALRAGETNRRLGVLAAWRDTQLFTPRERAALALAEATTHPSDALAQERAYADARAVLDDDQLSAVLWVAITINAFNRVSILSKHPVRDTPAR; this is encoded by the coding sequence GTGAGCGACATGACGGAGACCGCGGTGCAGACGACCGGGCGGATCTACCTCGACAAGCAGAGCCCGGCCGCGTACCGGGAGCTGCTGCGGACCGCCGACGCCGTCCGCGCGACGGCCGCCGAGGCGGGCCTGGACCGGGTGCTCGTCGAGCTGGTCAACCTTCGCGTCTCGCAGCTCAACGGCTGCGCCTCCTGCCTCGACGTGCACACCCGGGCCGCACTGCGGGCCGGAGAGACGAACCGGCGGCTCGGGGTGCTCGCCGCCTGGCGGGACACCCAGCTCTTCACCCCGCGCGAGCGCGCGGCCCTCGCCCTGGCCGAGGCCACCACCCATCCCTCCGACGCGCTCGCGCAGGAACGCGCGTACGCCGACGCCCGCGCCGTGCTCGACGACGACCAGCTCTCCGCCGTGCTCTGGGTGGCCATCACCATCAACGCCTTCAACCGGGTCTCGATCCTCAGCAAGCACCCCGTACGGGACACCCCGGCCCGCTGA
- a CDS encoding hypothetical protein (identified by MetaGeneAnnotator; putative;~sequence version:1) — protein sequence MRELLADAIRTLVPPKGDRHGPLPPLMLGLTVVTGLVDAVSYLALGHVFVANMTGNVVFLGFALAGAQGLSAPASVTALAAFLTGAAVGGRFGAGRTAHRGRLLAATTAVQALLVAGALGVGLAGHDRVGAAVQYPLIVLLGLAMGLQNAVVRRLAVPDLTTTVLTMTLTGLAADAGPAGGAAPRPGRRILSVLAMFLGALGGAALLRTGIPLALGATLALLVLAAVGLWRLSASDPAAPWAAP from the coding sequence ATGCGCGAGCTGCTGGCCGACGCGATCCGCACGCTGGTCCCGCCGAAAGGGGACCGGCACGGGCCGCTGCCGCCCCTGATGCTCGGGCTCACCGTGGTCACCGGCCTGGTGGACGCGGTGAGCTATCTGGCGCTCGGGCACGTCTTCGTCGCCAACATGACCGGCAACGTGGTCTTCCTCGGCTTCGCGCTGGCGGGTGCCCAGGGTCTGTCCGCGCCCGCCTCCGTCACCGCGCTCGCCGCGTTCCTGACCGGCGCGGCGGTCGGCGGGCGCTTCGGTGCCGGCCGTACGGCGCACCGGGGCCGGCTGCTCGCGGCCACGACGGCCGTCCAGGCGCTGCTGGTCGCGGGCGCGCTCGGGGTCGGGCTCGCGGGGCACGACCGGGTGGGCGCCGCCGTCCAGTACCCCCTGATCGTGCTGCTCGGCCTCGCCATGGGACTGCAGAACGCGGTGGTCCGGCGGCTCGCGGTGCCGGACCTGACCACCACGGTGCTGACCATGACCCTGACCGGTCTCGCCGCGGACGCGGGCCCGGCGGGCGGGGCGGCCCCGCGGCCGGGCCGGCGGATCCTCTCCGTCCTGGCGATGTTCCTCGGCGCGCTCGGCGGCGCCGCGCTGCTGCGGACCGGGATCCCGCTCGCGCTCGGGGCGACCCTGGCTCTGCTCGTCCTGGCCGCGGTGGGCCTGTGGCGGCTGTCGGCGTCCGACCCGGCCGCGCCCTGGGCCGCGCCATAG
- a CDS encoding hypothetical protein (identified by MetaGeneAnnotator; putative;~sequence version:1): MNYADTTAPIYAELIREQGDVPGEVRRAAEEVLRDLSRVIQMPPANPGPVGPGPGGPGPGVPGPGMPGPGVHGQGVHGQGVHGQGVPGQAGPGQLGPGRLGPGPGGPGPGVPGPGVSGQGGPAQVGPHPGGPAGAPVQPLQPMPPRPPMQ, from the coding sequence ATGAACTACGCGGACACCACCGCCCCCATCTACGCCGAGCTCATACGCGAGCAGGGGGACGTTCCCGGCGAGGTCCGCCGGGCCGCCGAGGAGGTGCTGCGCGACCTGAGCCGTGTGATCCAGATGCCGCCGGCCAATCCCGGCCCAGTCGGCCCGGGCCCTGGCGGTCCGGGTCCGGGTGTACCCGGTCCGGGCATGCCGGGTCCGGGTGTTCACGGACAGGGCGTTCACGGACAGGGCGTTCACGGACAGGGCGTTCCCGGTCAGGCCGGTCCGGGGCAGCTCGGGCCCGGTCGGCTCGGCCCCGGTCCGGGTGGTCCCGGCCCCGGCGTGCCGGGCCCCGGTGTTTCCGGGCAGGGCGGCCCCGCGCAGGTCGGCCCCCATCCCGGTGGTCCGGCCGGGGCTCCGGTGCAGCCCCTGCAGCCGATGCCGCCCCGGCCGCCGATGCAGTGA
- a CDS encoding IS4 family transposase (DDE superfamily endonuclease; cl15789;~LOW QUALITY PROTEIN: IS4 family Transposase, partial [Streptomyces griseoflavus Tu4000];~identified by MetaGeneAnnotator; putative;~truncated CDS), whose protein sequence is MFTALLAQVDAESDLVWAVAVDSTIVRAQQHAAGPGKRGPTGEPQHHALGRSRSGLTTKIHLAVDGRCRPLTFVLTPGQAGDAPASTEVMARIHPGQPRQTAHEAGCGSRDKAYSSRAIRAYLWRHGTRTVIPQPADQDTGLIRRPLCTLCDHAEGIAPGVTTVVQIPDDAANTDPRITPPVRKSDASPSSAKHSSKRKARQPKEDDRPVILSPALGAGQAVVDKSRLIPPAAHGLADTRPLTETIRGFIRRPAAEPPG, encoded by the coding sequence GTGTTCACCGCGCTGCTCGCGCAGGTCGACGCCGAGAGCGACCTGGTCTGGGCCGTCGCGGTCGACTCGACGATCGTACGCGCGCAGCAGCACGCCGCCGGGCCCGGCAAAAGGGGCCCGACCGGCGAGCCGCAGCATCATGCCCTCGGGCGGTCCCGAAGCGGGCTGACCACGAAGATCCACCTCGCCGTGGACGGCCGCTGCCGCCCGCTCACCTTCGTGCTCACGCCCGGCCAGGCCGGCGACGCGCCCGCCTCCACCGAAGTGATGGCCCGGATCCACCCCGGCCAGCCGCGGCAGACCGCGCACGAGGCCGGATGCGGTTCTCGTGACAAGGCGTACTCGTCGCGCGCGATCCGTGCCTATCTGTGGCGGCACGGGACCCGGACGGTGATCCCGCAGCCCGCCGACCAGGACACCGGCCTCATCCGTCGCCCCCTTTGCACTCTATGCGACCACGCCGAGGGAATCGCCCCAGGTGTCACCACGGTGGTTCAGATACCGGACGATGCCGCCAACACCGATCCTCGGATTACGCCTCCAGTACGGAAAAGCGATGCGTCGCCGTCTTCAGCGAAACACTCGTCGAAGCGGAAGGCACGGCAGCCCAAGGAGGACGACCGACCGGTCATACTTTCGCCAGCCCTGGGCGCCGGACAGGCTGTCGTCGACAAGAGTCGCCTCATACCGCCCGCCGCTCACGGGCTAGCCGATACACGCCCCCTCACCGAGACGATCCGCGGCTTCATACGCCGCCCAGCGGCCGAACCCCCAGGCTGA
- a CDS encoding phage protein (P-loop containing Nucleoside Triphosphate Hydrolases; cl09099;~identified by MetaGeneAnnotator; putative;~phage protein [Streptomyces pristinaespiralis ATCC25486];~polynucleotide kinase; Provisional; PHA02530): protein MPVVHVMTGLPASGKTTAARALQREAEGRMRRVNLDDLRTMLDLPGDGRRSHVHEQTVLGIQDTAIRAAVDDDFDVVVDNTHLTPHIPRRLKAAVAGRDAVFVVHDFTDVPLEECLRRDAERDRPVGEEIIRILADKHAKAVRGGWRLTGDWLNDRPAVTPYVADPALPSAVLCDIDGTLALRGDRGPYDFTRCDLDLINLPVRDALRAFRNSHQDRVVLLSGRSEDHREITEAWLARYEVPYDELWMRASGDGRPDDLVKAELFDAHVRHRHAVRVSLDDRDRVVDVWRRMGLPTWQVNYGNF, encoded by the coding sequence GTGCCCGTGGTCCATGTCATGACCGGACTGCCCGCCTCCGGCAAGACCACCGCCGCCCGCGCCCTGCAGCGGGAGGCCGAGGGCCGGATGCGCCGCGTCAACCTCGACGACCTGCGCACCATGCTCGACCTGCCCGGCGACGGCCGCCGCTCGCACGTCCACGAGCAGACCGTCCTCGGCATCCAGGACACGGCGATCCGGGCGGCCGTCGACGACGACTTCGACGTGGTCGTCGACAACACCCACCTGACCCCGCACATCCCGCGCCGCCTCAAGGCCGCCGTCGCCGGCCGCGACGCCGTCTTCGTGGTGCACGACTTCACCGACGTCCCTCTTGAGGAGTGCCTGCGCCGCGACGCGGAGCGGGACCGGCCGGTCGGCGAGGAGATCATCCGCATCCTCGCCGACAAGCACGCCAAGGCCGTCCGCGGCGGCTGGCGGCTCACCGGCGACTGGCTCAACGACCGCCCCGCCGTCACCCCGTACGTCGCCGACCCCGCCCTGCCGTCCGCCGTCCTGTGCGACATCGACGGCACCCTCGCGCTGCGCGGCGACCGCGGACCGTACGACTTCACCCGCTGCGACCTCGACCTGATCAACCTGCCGGTGCGCGACGCGCTGCGTGCCTTCCGGAACTCCCACCAGGACCGCGTCGTGCTGCTCTCGGGCCGCAGTGAGGACCACCGGGAGATCACGGAGGCATGGCTGGCGCGGTACGAGGTGCCGTACGACGAGCTGTGGATGCGGGCGTCCGGCGACGGGCGCCCGGACGACCTGGTGAAGGCCGAGCTGTTCGACGCGCACGTCCGCCACCGTCACGCGGTGCGGGTCTCGCTCGACGACCGGGACCGGGTGGTCGATGTCTGGCGCCGGATGGGACTGCCGACCTGGCAGGTCAACTACGGCAACTTCTGA
- a CDS encoding fe-S protein (fe-S protein [Streptomyces sp. SPB78];~identified by MetaGeneAnnotator; putative) yields the protein MIRRTDEVEDLMHRFPHIPKEAVIKEDLLRGGIAFDDSALTDSGDEASGEVKPKSYFIFSFDHRTLPELGEAALRRPPEEIVLTGGPYELRRTVVSVRVNPASPYRVAAGDDGMLGLYLDGRRISDVGLPPMPEYYRHTLSNGKSVMEVAPTIQWGYLVYLTVFRVCQYFGAKEECQYCDINHNWRQHKAAGRPYTGVKPVEEVLEALEIIDKYDTTGSSTAYTLTGGAVTSHIGGKDEADFYGQYAQAIEERFPGRWIGKVVAQALPKADVQRFKDYGIQIYHPNYEVWDKRLFELYCPGKERYVGRDEWHRRILDSAEVFGPRNVIPNFVAGVEMAEPFGFKTVDEAIASTTEGLEYFMSRGITPRFTTWCPEPTTPLGKANPGGAPLEYHIRLLEAYRATMESNSLSSPPGYGPAGPGRAVFSVSSFMDSLPAES from the coding sequence ATGATCCGCCGCACCGACGAGGTCGAAGACCTCATGCACCGCTTTCCGCACATCCCTAAGGAGGCGGTGATCAAGGAGGACCTCCTGCGCGGCGGCATCGCCTTCGACGACTCGGCGCTCACCGACTCCGGCGACGAGGCGTCGGGCGAGGTCAAGCCCAAGTCGTACTTCATCTTCTCCTTCGACCACCGCACCCTGCCGGAGCTGGGCGAGGCCGCGCTGCGCCGCCCGCCGGAGGAGATCGTCCTCACCGGCGGCCCGTACGAGCTGCGCCGCACCGTCGTCTCCGTACGCGTCAACCCGGCCTCCCCGTACCGGGTCGCCGCGGGCGACGACGGCATGCTCGGGCTCTACCTCGACGGCCGCCGGATCTCCGACGTCGGCCTGCCGCCGATGCCCGAGTACTACCGGCACACGCTCTCCAACGGGAAGTCGGTGATGGAGGTCGCGCCCACCATCCAGTGGGGCTACCTCGTCTACCTGACGGTCTTCCGGGTCTGCCAGTACTTCGGCGCCAAGGAGGAGTGCCAGTACTGCGACATCAACCACAACTGGCGCCAGCACAAGGCCGCCGGCCGCCCCTACACCGGAGTGAAGCCGGTCGAGGAGGTGCTGGAGGCGCTGGAGATCATCGACAAGTACGACACCACCGGCTCGTCCACCGCGTACACCCTCACCGGCGGAGCCGTCACCTCGCACATCGGCGGCAAGGACGAGGCCGACTTCTACGGCCAGTACGCCCAGGCCATCGAGGAGCGCTTCCCCGGCCGCTGGATCGGCAAGGTCGTCGCCCAGGCGCTGCCCAAGGCCGACGTCCAGCGCTTCAAGGACTACGGCATCCAGATCTACCACCCCAACTACGAGGTGTGGGACAAGCGGCTGTTCGAGCTGTACTGCCCGGGCAAGGAGCGCTACGTGGGCCGCGACGAGTGGCACCGCCGCATTCTCGACTCCGCCGAGGTCTTCGGTCCGCGCAACGTCATCCCCAACTTCGTGGCGGGCGTGGAGATGGCCGAGCCGTTCGGCTTCAAGACGGTCGACGAGGCCATCGCGTCCACCACCGAGGGACTCGAGTACTTCATGTCGCGCGGCATCACGCCCCGCTTCACCACCTGGTGCCCGGAGCCCACCACTCCGCTGGGCAAGGCCAACCCCGGGGGCGCGCCGCTGGAGTACCACATCCGGCTTCTCGAGGCGTACCGCGCGACCATGGAGTCCAACAGTCTCAGCTCGCCTCCCGGCTACGGTCCGGCGGGCCCCGGCCGCGCGGTCTTCTCGGTGAGCTCCTTCATGGACAGCCTCCCCGCGGAGTCCTGA
- a CDS encoding phosphoglucosamine mutase (identified by MetaGeneAnnotator; putative;~sequence version:1) — protein sequence MLLRAYDRRVDRDGPDQVALGVDLREQRGEHARRTTSTSGEQDRKSSPLQLVALGLTELHGEPQTSRPDVGVASRAVTPDRSAIREAGAGIHEMPF from the coding sequence GTGCTGCTGCGCGCGTACGATCGTCGAGTCGACCGCGACGGCCCAGACCAGGTCGCTCTCGGCGTCGACCTGCGCGAGCAGCGCGGTGAACACGCGCGGCGGACAACATCCACATCCGGCGAGCAGGACAGGAAGAGTTCACCGCTTCAGCTCGTCGCCCTTGGCCTCACCGAACTGCACGGGGAGCCTCAGACATCAAGGCCGGACGTGGGTGTTGCATCCCGGGCCGTGACGCCGGACCGGTCGGCGATCCGGGAAGCGGGGGCCGGAATCCACGAGATGCCGTTCTAG
- a CDS encoding mutT-family protein (MutT-family protein [Streptomyces venezuelae ATCC10712];~identified by MetaGeneAnnotator; putative), with amino-acid sequence MGSATSRWLSGFCRLTAQQNPREAATAIAKDHDAPAIVHDASLAYLIHVQTKNGGRLRDRRWEWVIHAFGEQGPELAERLAATVRA; translated from the coding sequence GTGGGGAGTGCGACCTCCCGATGGCTGTCCGGCTTCTGCCGCCTGACCGCCCAGCAGAACCCGCGCGAAGCCGCGACCGCCATCGCGAAGGACCACGACGCACCCGCGATCGTCCACGACGCCTCCCTCGCCTACCTGATCCATGTCCAGACCAAGAACGGCGGGCGCTTGCGGGACAGGCGGTGGGAGTGGGTGATCCACGCCTTCGGCGAACAGGGCCCCGAACTCGCCGAGCGGTTGGCAGCCACGGTGCGGGCCTGA
- a CDS encoding pirin-related protein (Cupin domain; cl09118;~Pirin C-terminal cupin domain; pfam05726;~Pirin-related protein [General function prediction only];~identified by MetaGeneAnnotator; putative;~pirin-related protein [Amycolatopsis mediterranei U32]): protein MRDTEVEILTARDVPLGGPRAMTVRRTLPQRARTTIGAWCFADHYGPDRVAESGGMDVAPHPHIGLQTASWLFTGEIEHRDSLGVHAFVRPGELNLMTGGHGISHSEVSTPDTTVLHGVQLWVALPDAHRHAPRDFQHHAPRSFRVDGAELRVFLGTLAGETSPVNTFTPLLGAELLLDPGATVTFDVDPAFEHGLLVDEGDVRFDGALLRPAQLGYAATGRTTLTLVNESADRARAVLLGGTPFEEDLVIWWNFIARSGDEIVQARKDWEEGTRFGEVHGYDGARLPAPALPTTPLKPRHRVR from the coding sequence ATGCGTGACACGGAGGTCGAGATCCTCACGGCACGGGACGTCCCGCTGGGCGGACCGCGCGCCATGACCGTACGCCGTACGCTGCCGCAGCGGGCGCGGACCACCATCGGAGCCTGGTGTTTCGCCGACCATTACGGCCCCGACCGGGTCGCCGAGTCCGGCGGCATGGACGTCGCCCCGCACCCGCACATCGGGCTGCAGACGGCGAGCTGGCTCTTCACGGGGGAGATCGAGCACCGCGACAGCCTCGGCGTCCACGCCTTCGTGCGCCCCGGCGAACTCAACCTGATGACCGGCGGCCACGGCATCAGCCACTCCGAGGTCTCTACCCCCGACACCACCGTCCTGCACGGTGTCCAGCTGTGGGTGGCCCTGCCGGACGCGCACCGCCACGCCCCGCGTGACTTCCAGCACCACGCCCCGCGGTCGTTTCGCGTCGACGGCGCGGAACTCCGGGTCTTCCTCGGCACGCTCGCCGGCGAGACCTCCCCGGTGAACACCTTCACCCCGCTGCTCGGTGCCGAACTCCTCCTCGATCCCGGCGCCACCGTCACCTTCGACGTCGACCCGGCCTTCGAGCACGGCCTCCTCGTCGACGAGGGCGACGTCCGCTTCGACGGCGCCCTGCTGCGCCCCGCCCAGCTCGGCTACGCCGCCACGGGCCGGACGACCCTGACCCTCGTCAACGAGTCCGCCGACCGCGCCCGCGCGGTCCTCCTCGGCGGCACCCCGTTCGAAGAGGACCTCGTCATCTGGTGGAACTTCATCGCCCGATCCGGTGATGAGATCGTACAAGCCCGAAAGGACTGGGAGGAAGGCACGCGGTTCGGGGAGGTGCACGGCTACGACGGCGCCCGACTGCCCGCTCCGGCGTTGCCCACCACGCCTCTGAAGCCGCGTCATCGGGTGCGTTGA
- a CDS encoding polynucleotide kinase (RNA ligase; pfam09511;~identified by MetaGeneAnnotator; putative;~polynucleotide kinase or ligase [Streptomyces venezuelae ATCC10712]) — translation MSQAYPTPLTLDALLPPQELAAAVTAGHVIRKTHPTLPLSLYTYSRTCQYEGVWNRVTTRCRGLVADDRTGRIVALPLPKFFNVSEHALGRPYAPALPDEPFEVYEKVDGSLGVVFHYEGRWLAATRGSFVSTQAAWAQHRLDAADTTALVPGVTYLAEILHPANRIVVDYGERRDLVLLAAFGADGAEVPLAEAARGWQPVGSVVTVHPPLPLDELLKLTESSTLPDGRPATGTDAEGFVLRFGSGLRAKAKIAEYVRLHRILTGVTARDIWRGHGIQRFAGTEAKTLAQGLGLAPAELDGIRARGGRPLDDLLEQVPDEFDAWVRSVIDGLETESAAREHAIDEAYVAVAHLAGDRAAFARAAAALPDRRLRAALFLRLDGRRTDLAIWRELRPEAADAFTTDEEN, via the coding sequence ATGAGCCAGGCGTACCCGACGCCGCTCACGCTCGACGCGCTGCTGCCCCCGCAGGAGCTCGCCGCCGCCGTCACGGCCGGACACGTGATCCGCAAGACGCATCCGACGCTGCCGCTGTCGCTCTACACGTACTCGCGGACATGCCAGTACGAGGGCGTCTGGAACAGGGTCACCACCCGATGCCGCGGCCTCGTCGCCGACGACCGCACCGGCCGGATCGTCGCCCTGCCCCTGCCCAAGTTCTTCAACGTCTCCGAACACGCCCTCGGCCGCCCCTACGCGCCCGCGCTGCCTGACGAGCCATTCGAGGTGTACGAGAAGGTCGACGGCAGCCTCGGTGTGGTCTTCCACTACGAGGGCCGCTGGCTGGCCGCCACCCGCGGATCCTTCGTCAGCACCCAGGCCGCCTGGGCGCAGCACCGCCTCGACGCCGCCGACACCACCGCGCTCGTGCCCGGGGTGACGTACCTCGCCGAGATCCTCCACCCCGCGAACCGCATCGTCGTCGACTACGGCGAGCGCCGGGACCTCGTGCTGCTCGCCGCGTTCGGCGCCGACGGCGCGGAGGTCCCGCTCGCCGAGGCCGCGCGCGGCTGGCAGCCGGTCGGCTCGGTCGTCACCGTCCACCCGCCGCTGCCGCTCGACGAGCTGCTGAAGCTGACGGAGTCGAGCACCCTGCCCGACGGCCGGCCCGCCACCGGCACCGACGCCGAGGGCTTCGTGCTGCGCTTCGGCTCCGGCCTGCGTGCCAAGGCCAAGATCGCCGAGTACGTGCGGCTGCACCGGATCCTCACCGGTGTCACCGCCCGCGACATCTGGCGCGGCCACGGCATCCAGCGCTTCGCCGGCACCGAGGCGAAGACACTGGCGCAGGGCCTCGGGCTGGCACCTGCCGAACTCGACGGCATACGTGCCCGGGGCGGCCGCCCGCTGGACGATCTCCTGGAGCAGGTGCCCGACGAGTTCGACGCCTGGGTGCGGTCCGTGATCGACGGACTGGAGACGGAGTCCGCCGCCCGCGAACACGCCATCGACGAGGCCTACGTCGCGGTGGCCCACCTCGCCGGCGACCGGGCCGCCTTCGCCCGCGCCGCCGCGGCCCTGCCCGACCGGAGGCTGCGCGCCGCCCTCTTCCTGCGCCTCGACGGGCGCCGCACCGACCTGGCGATCTGGCGCGAGCTCCGCCCCGAAGCCGCCGACGCCTTCACCACCGACGAGGAGAACTGA